A segment of the Bacteroidales bacterium genome:
ATAAAGTGGACAATGAATTAAAGTATCTGACTGATTATTTTAAAGTTTCAAGAAATCAATCGTTTATCATTGCTATGGTATTTACGCTTAATTACAAAGGCGATGCAGTCGAATTAAAAGATTTAATAGAATATTTCGGCTGTAATCCAATGAAATTATTGAAGTACAATGATGACTTTGAGGTACTATATTCTAAAGGTATCTTAAAAAAACGAAAATCATCACACATAATAAGGCTAACCTTATCAAACGATCAGTTTGTCATCAATGAAAAAATAACTGAAGCTATATTAAATAACAAACCTATGCCTGTTACTGAAAGAGAAGCCTTTAAGAATGTCATTGAATTACTTGAAAAACATTACAAACTAGGCTTACAAAGGGATAATAATGAAATTACAACTTTCGATTTGTTTGCTCAAGCAAAAGAACTAATCGCTTCAAATCTGCATTTTCCTCTTATAAAGCAAATTCATGACTTTCAATTTAATATAGCTGATACATATCTATATCTTTACTTAATTTGGAAAAATATTATAGGTAATGATTTTTCTTATATTAGCTGGGCAGTTGAAGGTATTTTTGATAATGCTTCAGAAAGAGTGAATTATTTGCAAAATGTTCTGTCGAACGAGAATAAACTGATTAAATTAAACCTTATTGAAACTGTAGAAGGCGAATTCATTAATGAAACAGAAGTTAAACTTACAGATATTTCGCTTAAAATGCTTCAAGAATTTGGATTAAAACTTTTTATTAACAAGAAAAAAAAGGACAATATTATTGAGCCAGACAAAATACAACACAAAACACTTTTTTTTAGCAAACTTGAACGAAAACAACTTGATTTACTTAAAAGATTGCTGCAAAAGGACAATTTCAAAGAAATACAAAACAGGTTGCAAAATAAAAGCCTCCCAAAAGGAATTACTGCTTTATTGCATGGAGTACCCGGCACAGGAAAAACAGAAACTGCAATGCAGTTAGCAAAAGAAACTGACCGTGAGATAATAAAGGTTGAAATCAGCCAATCAAAATCGAAGTGGTTTGGTGAAAGTGAAAAAATTATCAAACGCATTTTCACGGATTACAAAACTTATGCAAAAGATTGTGAACGAACTCCAATACTTTTGTTCAATGAAGCTGACGCAATCCTATCAAAACGGAGAGAAAATAGAAGTTCAAACGTAAATCAAACAGAGAATACAATTCAGAATATAATTCTTGAAGAGTTAGAAAATTTTGAAGGAATTTTAATTGCTACAACCAATTTGGCAAATAATCTTGATTCAGCTTTTGAAAGACGCTTTCTGTTTAAAATTGAGTTTCAGAAACCATGTGTTTCTATAAAAGCAAAAATATGGAATTCAAAATTGCCAAATCTTTCATTAATGGAATGTGAGTCACTTGCAAACCGCTTTGATTTTTCAGGTGGTCAAATAGACAATATTGTTAGAAAGAATGAGATTCATGAAATAATTCATGGCATTTCAGTTGATTTCAACAATATTTTGGATTTCTGTAAAACAGAATTATTATCAAAAAACAATGTAGTTAAAATAGGTTTTATTAAAGCATAAGCATCATGTCAAAAAGAGAAACAATATCAAGGTACAACCTAATAATAAAGAAGCTGAGAAAGTATCCTGCCAGTTTTGCAGAAATTTCAGATTACTTGGCTTTAGAATCTGAATTACAAGAATATAATTTTAATGTATCAAAACGGACATTTCAAAGAGACTTGGAAGATATTCGTTCTGTTTACAATATCAACATTCAATACGATTATTCCCGAAAGGTCTATTATATTGATTTTGACCAACAACCAGAAGTAAACGAAAGAATATTGGAAGCTTTCGATACGTTTAATGCACTTAACCCGAAAAATTCATAATTTTTTTACGCATAAGAAGTACCAACAAATTTGTTGTTTTTAACAACCCCAAATTTGGGTACTTCTAATGCGGGATTTCCCGCTTTGCTTCCCTTTATCCATCGCACACTCATACAATTCACTCCGTTTTTGCATGAATAAAGCGGGTTAATATTTCCGACAGGTTATCAATTCATATACATTTTGAAAAAAGGAAGCCACAAGGAACTGAAAATCTTTATGGATTATTACATGCCATAAAAAATCAGTTTCAAATAAAGTTCACCTATCAAAAATATTGGGAAGATGAATTGACACAACGAAATGTAGAACCTTATGCTTTGAAAGAGTTTAAGAACCGATGGTATATACTCGCAAACGATTTAAAAGACAATCAAGTAAAAAGTTTTGCTTTAGACCGACTAACCAATTTAGAAATTACAAAGAAAAGATTTCAATACCCAAATGACTTTAATGTAAACGAACATTTCAAATATTGTTTTGGCATAATAAGTCCTAACGATCTTAAACTACATGAGATTATATTATCATTTAACCCTTTTCAGGGTAAATATATTAAGTCACTTCCTTTGCATGAATCACAGCAGATTTTAATTGATAATGATGAAGAATTACGTATCAAGTTAACTTTATTTATTACATATGATTTTTTTATGGAACTTCTTTCATTTGGAGAAAATGTAAAAGTAATAAAACCCGATAGTTTGATAAATGACATTAAAACATCTTTGAAAAACACTTTAAATCTTTATTGAATGGGGGATATACAAAAAATCGTAAAAAAATTAAATAACTTTTTAGATGAAGAACATCTGAATGAAAAACAATTTGAAAATTCATTAAAACATATATTCGAAATAGGAATAGATAAGGTAAAAATTAAGATTATAGATTTTGAATATCATAACGAAGAAAGACTAAAACATGCTACAAAAGAAAAGATTGAAGAGGTAAAATCACAAAACTTTGAATGGGCTGCAAAGCAAAGGGAAATAGAAAAAAAGTGTAAACGGCACATTGAATTAAAAAAAGAATACAACATTGAGAAATCAATGTTTTATTACGAACATAATTTTTTGTTGTATTTTTATTTTGGAACATCAAAAAACGACAAAATTATTAAAGAATTGATAAAATCTAAAATTGAAAGTCTAACAATTGAACCCCGATACGCTCATTCTTCGCTACGGGGCAAACAATAGAACAATAGAACCATTATTCAATTGAATGGTTACAAATAATATTTCAAAGAATAATGAATTTATAATATTTTCCTTTCTATCTTTGTTTCCTGATTTCTATAGCGAAATTAAAAAGAATTAAATGCATACAATTATATATAAAATCAATATAATAATACTGTTAATAGTTTTAACCTGTAAAATTGCTTATAATGCTTCCATTCTTATTCCAATGGACGATGTTCAAAAAAATCACCTTAAAGCATACGGAATTGCATACTGGACATTACAAAATGAAATAGAAATAAAATGGCTGTTGAACTACAGGGGAGGAAGTTTTATGACACAATATTACAAAGAAATAGAAAACGAATGTATAATAAGAGGCGTTAGTTATGAAATTATTGCAGATGTTCAGGCAAATAAAATTTTAACAGATATTTCAATGCCTGAAATAAATATGGATGCTATCAAACTTGAAAAAGCTCCTAAAATTGCAGTTTATTCACCTAAAAACAATCTCCCATGGGACGATGCTGTAACTTTAACTTTAACTTATGCTGAAATTCCTTATGATATTATTTATGATGAAGAAATAATAAACGGAGAATTAAAAAATTATGACTGGCTACACCTGCACCACGAAGATTTTACAGGACAATACGGTAAATTTTATGGAGCATATCACCATATGAATTGGTATAGAGAACAAGTAAGGCTGGCTGAAGAAAGTGCAAAAAAATTCGGATTTGAAAAAGTATCGGAACTAAAATTATTTGTTGCAAAAACAATACGTGATTATGTAGCAGGAGGCGGATTTCTGTTTGCAATGTGTTCTGCTACAGATTCATACGATATTGCTCTTGCTGCTTATAATGTTGATATTTGTGCAAGAATGTTCGATGGAGACTCTATGGATCCTATGGCTCAGAAAAAACTTGATTTCTCAAAAACATTTGCCTTTAAAGATTTTATTATCAGTAAAAATCCATATGAATATGAATTTTCAACAATTGATGTAACTAACACAAGAAAAATACATGAAGAAGAAGATTATTTTATTCTTTTTGATTTTTCTGCAAAATGGGATCCTGTTCCAACAATGTTATGTCAAAACCACACAAATCTTATCAAAGGTTTTATGGGACAAACTACTGCATTTAATAAGGATTATATAAAATCGAGTGTTCTAATAATGGGTGAAAATAAAGTTGCAAATGAAGCGAGATATATTCATGGTGAATTTGGGCAAGGTACATGGACATTCTATGGCGGTCACGATCCTGAAGACTACAGACATTTAGTCGGTGATGAACCTACCGAACTTGATCATCATCCAAATTCTCCGGGTTACAGGCTAATTTTAAATAATGTTCTGTTTCCTGCTGCAAAAAAGAAAAAGCTAAAAACTTAGGCATTATATCTTACCATAAGGAATTTTAATCAAATTGTTTAGCTTCTTCCCAGATTTTGTTCATTTCGTCAAGATTCATTTTGTGAAGGTCTTTTCCTTGTTTTATTGTTTTTTCCTCTAAATAGTTAAACCTTTTTATGAATTTTTTGTTGGTTCGTTCCAAAGCATTTTCAGGGTCAATATCATAAAGTCGTGCTGCATTTATCATAGAGAACAAAAGGTCACCGAATTCAGCTTCGATATCTTCGGAAGATGAGTTATTTAGAACTTCGTTTTTTAATTCATCTAATTCCTCTTCTACTTTATCCCATATCTGGCTTTTTTCATCCCAATCAAAGCCAACTCCTCTTACTTTGTTCTGAATTCTGTTCGCTTTAACTAATGCAGGCAATGATTTTGGAACTCCATCAAGAACAGAGCTATTTCCTCCTTTTTCTTTTAGTTTAAGGTCTTCCCAGTTTTGTTCAACTTCCAATGCGTTATTTACTGATACATCTCCATAAATATGTGGATGCCTGAAAATTAATTTTTCACATAATGAATTGATAACATCATTAATATCAAAGCTATTAGTTTCCGAACCGATTTTTGAATAAAAAACAATATGTAACAAAAGGTCACCAAGTTCTTTTTTTATTTTGTTGTGATTTTTATCAAGTATAGCATCTACTAATTCGTATGTTTCTTCAATAGTGAGTATTCTTAGACTTTCAAAAGTTTGTTTTTTATCCCATGGGCATTTTTCTCTTAATTCGTCCATTATATTAAGTAACTTTTCAAAAGCGTTTTTTTTATTTTCCATTATTTTTTTATTGATATATTAAAATTCAGGTTCAAATTACTAATCAGAAAACACAATCCTTACAATTGAGTTAGTATCTAAGTTTAGCAATTCGCAAAGATTTCCATGATTCATGGCAATTTCCAAATAATCTAATGAATTAAAAATTGCAAGTATTTCGCCTGCTGATGTTTCATGGTAAGTATTGTTAATTTTATTTATCTTAAAAAGATTGCTTTTTATAGTGATTTCAAATTTGCGATTTTTCCCGATAGTATCGAAAATGTTTTTTGAAATATTAGTTATAGCATTTTTATATGAATCAATATAAACTATTTTTCCTGTAATTATATTATCATCAATTGTTGGTCTTAAAGGAATGATTCTATTAAGCTCTTTTATTTTATCCCCAAGTTCTGAAATTTGTTTTCCATTTGCAAGATTAGCGGCAGCTTCAGCAAAAATATCAAACTCAGGAAAAGTAGATATTGAAGTTTTGTTATTTTTTATTTTTATAGCAATTTCAGCTTGTTCATCAAATATTAAACCAAATATTCCTGTATCGGCTCCAATAAAATATTGTTTGTTTATTTTTAAAACAATAAAAGGTTTTGTTTCATTTTGTTCGCTGTTAATACATATTATATGAATAGTTCCTTCAGGAAAGTTTTTATATGAATTTTTTATTATAAATGCAGCTTGTACAAAATTAAAAGTTTGAATATTATGCGATATATCAATAATATTTGCAGAAGGACATAAACTAAGGATTTTTCCTTTTATTGCCCCTGCATAAAAATCAGTTGATTGCCAGTCTGTTGTTAAAGTTATTATTGGCATTTTAATAATATAAATATTTTTATTAAAAAATGTTAAATTCTTATTATAATACTTTTTAAATTTGTATGGTTCAAAATTAATAATATTATGTAATATATATGAGTGAAAAGATATTATATTTAGAAGGAATTGATCCTGTAGATATTTATGGTGTAAATAATACAAAGATTGAGTTGATTAAAAGTTTTTTTTCAAAGCTTAAAATTATTACACGAGGTAATGAAATTAAAGCAATTGGGGAAGAAATAGAAATTGATAAATTTGAAAAAAAATTCTTTAAAATTCTGGCTCATTTCGAAAAATATAATAGCCTGTCTGAAAGAGACATAAAAAATATTATAGATAAGACAACAAAAAATGGTATTGAAAACGATAATAATACACTACTATACGGAAAAAACGGAAAAATAATAAAAGCACGTTCCGAAAACCAGCAGTTATTAGTTGACCATTCAAGGATAAATGACCTTATTTTTGTTGTTGGTCCTGCTGGTTCGGGTAAAACATATATTGCAATAGCACTTGCTGTACAGGCATTGAAAAATAAAGAAGTAAAACGGATTATTTTAAGTAAACCTGCTGTTGAAGCCGGTGAACATCTTGGTTTTTTACCCGGAGAAATAAAAGAAAAATTAGACCCGTATATTCAGCCATTATATGATGCTTTATATGATATGCTTCCATCAAAAAAAATTGAAGACTATTTTGAAAATGGAACTATACAAATTGCTCCTTTAGCTTTTATGAGAGGAAGAACTTTAAACAATGCATTTGTAATATTAGATGAAGCTCAAAATGCTACTGTTAATCAGTTAAAAATGTTTTTAACAAGAATGGGAAATGGTTCTAAATTTGTTGTTAATGGCGATATTACACAGATTGATCTTCCAAATCGACAATCGTCAGGATTATTACAAGCAATCAAAATTTTAATTAATATTGATGGTATTTCAATAATACATTTTGATAAAACAGATATAGTAAGGCATAAATTAGTAAAACATATTGTTGAAGCATATAATAATATTACAGAAAATAAGGAAAATGCAGATTAAAACCTATAAATATAAGTAATTATGAATCAGGTAGTAACAGGTACAAATTTTAAATTTAAAAATCAAAAAAGTTTTTACAAAGGTAAAGTCAGGGATGTATATAATATTGATGATAAATTTTTAGTAATGGTAGTTACCGATAGAATATCTACATTTGATGTCGTCCTACCTAAAGCTATTCCTTTTAAAGGGCAGGTTTTGAATCAGATAGCAGCAAATTTTTTAGACAAAAC
Coding sequences within it:
- a CDS encoding AAA family ATPase, whose product is MIQNIKLKILESIGKIYEQSKECKLDSVFFDKVDNELKYLTDYFKVSRNQSFIIAMVFTLNYKGDAVELKDLIEYFGCNPMKLLKYNDDFEVLYSKGILKKRKSSHIIRLTLSNDQFVINEKITEAILNNKPMPVTEREAFKNVIELLEKHYKLGLQRDNNEITTFDLFAQAKELIASNLHFPLIKQIHDFQFNIADTYLYLYLIWKNIIGNDFSYISWAVEGIFDNASERVNYLQNVLSNENKLIKLNLIETVEGEFINETEVKLTDISLKMLQEFGLKLFINKKKKDNIIEPDKIQHKTLFFSKLERKQLDLLKRLLQKDNFKEIQNRLQNKSLPKGITALLHGVPGTGKTETAMQLAKETDREIIKVEISQSKSKWFGESEKIIKRIFTDYKTYAKDCERTPILLFNEADAILSKRRENRSSNVNQTENTIQNIILEELENFEGILIATTNLANNLDSAFERRFLFKIEFQKPCVSIKAKIWNSKLPNLSLMECESLANRFDFSGGQIDNIVRKNEIHEIIHGISVDFNNILDFCKTELLSKNNVVKIGFIKA
- a CDS encoding WYL domain-containing protein, coding for MKRVNISDRLSIHIHFEKRKPQGTENLYGLLHAIKNQFQIKFTYQKYWEDELTQRNVEPYALKEFKNRWYILANDLKDNQVKSFALDRLTNLEITKKRFQYPNDFNVNEHFKYCFGIISPNDLKLHEIILSFNPFQGKYIKSLPLHESQQILIDNDEELRIKLTLFITYDFFMELLSFGENVKVIKPDSLINDIKTSLKNTLNLY
- a CDS encoding asparagine synthetase B, with the protein product MHTIIYKINIIILLIVLTCKIAYNASILIPMDDVQKNHLKAYGIAYWTLQNEIEIKWLLNYRGGSFMTQYYKEIENECIIRGVSYEIIADVQANKILTDISMPEINMDAIKLEKAPKIAVYSPKNNLPWDDAVTLTLTYAEIPYDIIYDEEIINGELKNYDWLHLHHEDFTGQYGKFYGAYHHMNWYREQVRLAEESAKKFGFEKVSELKLFVAKTIRDYVAGGGFLFAMCSATDSYDIALAAYNVDICARMFDGDSMDPMAQKKLDFSKTFAFKDFIISKNPYEYEFSTIDVTNTRKIHEEEDYFILFDFSAKWDPVPTMLCQNHTNLIKGFMGQTTAFNKDYIKSSVLIMGENKVANEARYIHGEFGQGTWTFYGGHDPEDYRHLVGDEPTELDHHPNSPGYRLILNNVLFPAAKKKKLKT
- the mazG gene encoding nucleoside triphosphate pyrophosphohydrolase, translating into MENKKNAFEKLLNIMDELREKCPWDKKQTFESLRILTIEETYELVDAILDKNHNKIKKELGDLLLHIVFYSKIGSETNSFDINDVINSLCEKLIFRHPHIYGDVSVNNALEVEQNWEDLKLKEKGGNSSVLDGVPKSLPALVKANRIQNKVRGVGFDWDEKSQIWDKVEEELDELKNEVLNNSSSEDIEAEFGDLLFSMINAARLYDIDPENALERTNKKFIKRFNYLEEKTIKQGKDLHKMNLDEMNKIWEEAKQFD
- a CDS encoding SAM-dependent chlorinase/fluorinase — translated: MPIITLTTDWQSTDFYAGAIKGKILSLCPSANIIDISHNIQTFNFVQAAFIIKNSYKNFPEGTIHIICINSEQNETKPFIVLKINKQYFIGADTGIFGLIFDEQAEIAIKIKNNKTSISTFPEFDIFAEAAANLANGKQISELGDKIKELNRIIPLRPTIDDNIITGKIVYIDSYKNAITNISKNIFDTIGKNRKFEITIKSNLFKINKINNTYHETSAGEILAIFNSLDYLEIAMNHGNLCELLNLDTNSIVRIVFSD
- a CDS encoding PhoH family protein — its product is MSEKILYLEGIDPVDIYGVNNTKIELIKSFFSKLKIITRGNEIKAIGEEIEIDKFEKKFFKILAHFEKYNSLSERDIKNIIDKTTKNGIENDNNTLLYGKNGKIIKARSENQQLLVDHSRINDLIFVVGPAGSGKTYIAIALAVQALKNKEVKRIILSKPAVEAGEHLGFLPGEIKEKLDPYIQPLYDALYDMLPSKKIEDYFENGTIQIAPLAFMRGRTLNNAFVILDEAQNATVNQLKMFLTRMGNGSKFVVNGDITQIDLPNRQSSGLLQAIKILINIDGISIIHFDKTDIVRHKLVKHIVEAYNNITENKENAD